From a single Lolium rigidum isolate FL_2022 chromosome 7, APGP_CSIRO_Lrig_0.1, whole genome shotgun sequence genomic region:
- the LOC124673737 gene encoding protein FATTY ACID EXPORT 7-like: MALATTALLAPLALAPAPICASQCSLLFLRAGPRAPALLSLRSPRLLAAKEPDLGVGGSEGGSGGSGSGGAGGNGGGEGEGEGEDEKMGEGLSMSQKLTLAYAALVGAGGVMGYMKSGSQKSLAAGGISALMLFFVHTQLPVRPVFASSIGLGISAALLTVMGSRFKKSGKIFPAGVVSLLSFVMVGGYFHGILRSSHV; encoded by the exons ATGGCCCTCGCCACGACCGCGCTGCTGGCGCCGCTGGCCCTCGCCCCGGCCCCGATCTGCGCCTCCCAGTGCTCCCTCCTCTTCCTGCGCGCCGGCCCTCGCGCCCCCGCCCTCCTCTCGCTCCgctccccgcgcctcctcgccgccaAGGAGCCCGACCTCGGCGTCGGCGGATCGGAAGGCGGCAGCGGGGGATCTGGGAGCGGTGGGGCGGGAGGGAACGGgggtggagagggagagggggagggggaggacgAGAAGATGGGGGAGGGGCTCTCCATGTCGCAGAAGCTCACCCTCGCCTACGCCGCGCTCGTCGGAG CTGGTGGGGTAATGGGGTACATGAAGAGTGGAAGCCAGAAGTCATTGGCTGCAGGAGGCATATCAGCCCTGATGTTGTTCTTTGTCCATACTCAACTCCCAGTGAGACCTGTCTTTGCATCGTCGATCGGGTTAG GTATATCGGCTGCATTGCTGACAGTCATGGGATCTCGCTTCAAGAAGTCCGGGAAGATATTCCCAGCGGGTGTGGTGTCCCTTCTTTCCTTTGTCATGGTCGGCGGCTACTTCCATGGGATCTTGCGTAGCTCACATGTGTGA